A single genomic interval of Theropithecus gelada isolate Dixy chromosome 16, Tgel_1.0, whole genome shotgun sequence harbors:
- the LOC112609616 gene encoding uncharacterized serine/threonine-protein kinase SgK494, with protein sequence MGAVSCRQGQHTRVAVPHKQGGNIRGPWARGWKSLWSDVGTIRSDLEELWELRGHHYLHRESLKPAPLLKSLPEWPVPQFINLFLPEFPIRPIRGQQQLKILGLVAKGSFGTVLKVLDCTQKAIFAVKVVPKVKVLQRDAVRQCKEEVSIQRQINHPFVHSLGDSWQGKRHLFIMCSYCSTDLYSLWSAVGCFPEASIRLFAAELVLVLCYLHDLGIMHRDVKMENILLDERGHLKLTDFGLSRHLPQGARAYTICGTLQYMAPEVLSGGPYNHAADWWSLGVLLFSLATGKFPVAAERDHVAMLASVTHSDSEIPASLNQGLSLLLHELLCQNPLHRLRYLHHFQVHPFFRGVAFDPELLQKQPVNFVTETQATQPSSAETMPFDDFDCDLESFLLYPIPA encoded by the exons GCTGGAAGAGCCTCTGGTCAGATGTGGGAACCATCAGGTCAGATCTGGAAGAACTCTGGGAACTACGGGGGCATCACTATCTGCACCGGGAGTCCCTAAAGCCAGCCCCACTACTGAAGTCTCTGCCAGAGTGGCCAGTGCCTCAGTTCATCAACCTCTTTCTACCAGAGTTTCCCATTAGGCCCATTAGGGGGCAGCAGCAACTGAAG ATTTTAGGCCTTGTGGCTAAAGGCTCCTTTGGAACTGTCCTCAAGGTGCTAGATTGCACCCAGAAAGCTATATTTGCAGTGAAG GTGGTGCCCAAGGTAAAGGTCCTACAGAGGGACGCTGTGAGGCAGTGCAAAGAGGAGGTTAGCATCCAG CGACAGATCAACCATCCCTTTGTACACAGCTTGGGGGACAGCTGGCAGGGAAAACGGCACCTTTTCATTA TGTGTAGCTACTGCAGCACAGATCTGTACTCCCTTTGGTCGGCTGTTGGCTGCTTTCCTGAGGCTTCCATCCGTCTCTTTGCTGCCGAGTTGGTCCTGGTACTGT GTTATCTCCATGACTTGGGCATCATGCATCGAGATGTGAAG ATGGAGAATATTCTTCTAGATGAACGAG GCCATCTGAAACTGACAGACTTTGGTCTGTCCCGCCACCTGCCCCAGGGAGCTCGAGCCTACACTATCTGTGGCACTCTTCAGTACATGG CCCCAGAGGTCCTAAGTGGAGGACCTTACAACCATGCCGCTGATTGGTGGTCCCTGGGTGTCTTGCTTTTCTCTCTGGCAACGGGAAAG TTTCCAGTGGCTGCAGAGAGAGATCATGTGGCCATGTTGGCAAGTGTGACCCACAGTGACTCTGAGATCCCAGCTTCTCTTAACCAGGGCCTCTCACTCCTGCTCCATGAG CTCTTATGCCAGAACCCCCTCCATCGTCTACGTTATCTGCATCACTTCCAGGTCCACCCTTTCTTTCGGGGTGTGGCCTTTGACCCAGAGCTCCTACAGAAGCAGCCAGTGAACTTTGTCACGGAGACACAAGCTACGCAGCCCAGTTCAGCAGAGACCATGCCCTTCGATGACTTTGACTGTGATCTGGAGTCCTTCCTGCTCTACCCTATCCCTGCTTGA